The Salicibibacter halophilus DNA window CCCATTCTTCTTCTGTCATATTGAAAATCATACGGTCTCTTAAGATGCCGGCATTATTTACGACGATATCAATACTGCCGAAAACATCAATCGCTTGTTGCACCATTTTTTGACCGTTTTCATACTCTGCGACAGAATCGTAATTCGCGACAGCTTCTCCTCCTGCTTCCTGAATGTCAGCAGCTACTTGATCAGCAACTTTGATATCTTTTCCTTCTCCGCTTGCTTCACCGCCCAAATCATTGACAAGTACTTTTGCGCCTTCACTTGCCATAAGTAACGCAATTTCTCGTCCTATTCCTCGTCCTGCTCCTGTTACAATTGCTACTTTGTTATCTAGATGTCCCATTTTTATTACCTCCTTCAAATCTTTCACGCATTGCTGTTTTTTGACATATTCCATATACATTGAGATTGAATTTTATTCTTACAATTTTATTTGTCGTGTGATGATTAATTTCCAAAATAATAATAATGATTCTTGAAATATTTGATTCCCTTCGGTATTTTGCTAAGTCGTATCCTTCAAATTTTCAGTATTGGTTATTGTATACAATTCGAAAAAATCTATTGAAACCGTTTGCATATTTTAAGTGTGTTCATTTTACATAGAATATATTTTTTTGTCAACACAATTTTTGGGGATTAGTAGTTTTTAAATCAAAGCGTTGGTGCGATATCTAAGATGCTACAATCTCTCCAACTATGGAGCCCTTTTCACCCTGACTGCATTATCTCCTCAGGCTTATAATTCTGCCTTTGCTTTAATGTACTGCTCAACCATAAGATAACAATACTCGCGGCTATTAATAAAATACCTGTGACTCCAAAAGACACCAGATGTGTGCCGTAGGTTTCATATCCCCATCCTCCGAGCCAGGAACTTAACATTGCTCCAATTTGGTGACCGAAGTATGTCCATCCATATAATAATCCGACGAGTCGCACGCCATATACATCCGACAATATCGCGGAAGAAAGAGCAATACTGCCTGCCCAAACGATGCCCGCTATGGCGGCCACCAAATAAAGCTGCCAAGTGACCGTAACGAAGACCAGCGCGACCATTCCTAAGCCTCTCACGAAGTAAATTAAGGAGAGAAGGTGCTTACGTTGCACCTTGTCTGAAAGAACGCCTAAAAATAGCGTACTCGGAATAGCAACAATACCGATTAAACCTATCGCGAATGAAGCAGTGATGGGGGTAAAACCATGATCCTGTAACATCGGCACACCATGGGTTCCCAATAGATTCATGCTAAATCCGCATGTAAACAGGCCAAATGCAATGAGCCAAAAAGGGGGCGTGGCTATCGCTTTTTTCCAAGTCAGTGCAGTACGGGGGTCCTGTGGAATATTTGATGAGGACGTAGATTGGCCATAACTCTCCGGTGGATCATCACGAACAATGAATATGGTCGTGGGAACGATGATGATAAGAAAAGCAGCGGCAAACAATAAGATGGTTGCCTGCCATCCAAACCGTTCAATTAAAAACGAAAACACCGGGGTCATAATCGCTATACCTGCCATGGAACCCGTTGACAAGTAAAATAACGCCCTGCCTCGAAGCTTAGTAAACCAACGACTAATGACAGGTGTAAGAGCAACCGGGCTCGTGAAAGCTAGCCCAAACGATAAAAAAACACCGAATGCCATAAAGAAGTTTACCGGATGTTGCGCCAAAACGGTCCACACACAGGAAATAGTGACGATGATAATCCCTAAAATTAGCACCATATTAGTACTATATTTTTCTACCAGATAACCCGCGATCGGCATACCGATACCATAAACAATCATCCCTACAGCGATGATTGTTGACAATGTAGTGCGGGTGAAATTTAAATCTTCCATAATAGGCAGAACGAAAGGGCCAACGCCCATCCGCATCCCTACTGTCAACAACGTGATAATGGCTGCCGCCCCGACAATATTCCACCCATAATACCATTTTGGAATTATAATCACCCCCTTGTTCCCTTGAAGTGTTCTCCGAGCTACTCAAGTGCCTGTAACAACCCATCAACAACGTCTGCGGGAATCTCCTCCCAATCGATGACCGTGTCCAGCCATTCACTAACCGACTGATCAAACACGACATGATCATCCGCAGCCTTTATATAGCGATGATAATAATGAAGGAACAAAAACAGCTTACGGTAATTACTATTAATTTTTACTTCATGCTCCGCTTCTTCCAGTAATAAACTTGCAGCAATAAGATGATACATTTGCTCCATAAAGCGCTTGGCCGCAACATCATGTGTGCTTGTTTGTTCTCGCGAAATGTGGTCCATTTGCCCGGAAATAACACTGGCACGTTTCAAGATGAGCTTTACTGCGCGTTCGGTATAAGCATTACCCATCCCTGAAAGCCGTTGTTCAAGGTGATGAAATAATGTGCTGCCTGCATCTTCCTTGCGAATAGCCCTTAAAACATCAAGAGCGACAATGTTTGTCGTTCCTTCCCAGATGGAACCCAAATGGGCATCACGCACGAGTCTCGGGTTTACCCAATCTTCAATATATCCGTTCCCGCCCCGGATTTCCATGGCCTCTGCGGTGACATAGCGGACACGTTTACAAATATATCCTTTTAGTAAAGGTGTTAGAATGCGCAGTGATTTTTTTGCATCCTCATCACCACTATCTGACTGATCAAACACTTTGGCTGTATAAAAAATCATAGATGCGGCAGCTTCCGTGTCGAGAAGCATTTCGAAAAGACCTTCCTGCATCAAAGGTAATTGACTGAGTTGTTGTCCGAAAGTCAGTCTCCCTCTTGATGCCACAATCGATTCTAAATAGCTGCGTCTCATCAACCCTGCTGAACGAACAGCATTCGAGAGCCTTGATGAATTAACCATGGACATCATCTGTTTAAATCCATTTTCGATACTGCCAACGACATATCCGACGGCCCCTTCAAAGGTGACCTCTCCTGATGCCATGTCTTTTGTTCCAAGCTTTTCTTTTAATCGGTTGATGCGGAAATCGTTATGCTCCCCATTTTCCAATCTTTTTGGGACCAAAAACATCGCGAGCCCCTTTGAGCCCAGTTGCGCTCCCTCGGTACGGGCGAGAACTAATGCAATATCAGCGGACACGTTGGAACAAAACCACTTATCGCCCCATATCTCCCAGTGATCGCCAACTTGCTTTGCCGTTACTGTGTTGGCACCTACATCGGAGCCCCCCTGTTTTTCGGTCATAAATTGACCGGCTGTCCAAAGCTCATCCATATCGGTACTTGTCAATCGAGGTAAGTATTTTTCTTTTATTTCATCACTTGCATACTTTTCCAGAATGGTTGCCGCCGAGTCTGTCATACTCATCGGACAACAAAGACTAAATTCAGCTTGGGCAAATAAGTACCAAAATGAGTATTTTAAAACTCTTGAAAAAGGTGTCGGCCAATCCATCACACCCGGGCGATGAGACATAGCGGCAAGTCCAAATTCACCATATCCGATTTTTTCCAACCTAAGATATGAAGGGTGATACTTTACATGGTTCATTCGTTCCCCTTTCTTATTATAAGAGACCAATTCAGGGGGATTGCGATCCGCTTCATGTGCCAATTCATCCACTTCATTGCCCGCTACTTCACCCAATTTCGACAAAAGCGGGAATGCTCGTTCATATTCATCTCCTGATACGTAATAGCGAAGTAAAAATTCTATATTTGGATCTGTTTCAAAAAAATTGAGTCCATGTGCATCATGCATACCACGAACTTCGGCTTCCAGTTTTGGGACTTGAAGATTTTTTATCATTTCCCGGTCATTCCTTTCAGGTATTATCTTCCCGTGAACTGCGGTGCTCTTTTTTCAAAAAAAGCTTGGACTCCTTCTTTAAAATCTTCGGTCTGGAAGCATATATCTTGCCCTTGCGCTTCCATTTCCAGTAAGTTTTTCAAATCCTTATTCAAATGTTCGTTCATAATCTTTTTCGTCATGCCCATAGCAGCTGTGGCTTTCTTCTCTAACTTTTCAGCTATTTCAATCGTTTCTGACAATAATTGTTCCGAAGAAACAACTCGGTTTACAATGCCGATCCGATGGGCATCTTCGGCAGAAACGCGTTCACCTAAAAACATTAGTTCATTTGACCTTTGCCGGCCAACTAACATAGGGAGGAAATGCATGGCCGCGAAATCCGGAATTAACCCGACATTTACAAAACTTTGTACGAAAAATGCATCTTCGGATGCCAGGATAAAATCACAAAGCAACGTCAAGCTGAAACCCGCGCCGGCAGCAGCTCCATTCACAGCTGCAATGATCGGTTTTTCAATGTCCAACATCTTCAACATGAGGGGGTGTGAGCTTTGCAGTCTTTTCCTGCCTTCGAGGGGATTCACTTCTTTAAGGGCGGCTAGGTCTCCCCCTGCCGAAAATCCCTTACCTTCACCTGTTAAAATAATACATTTAATATCATCATCTTGTTCTGCATCCTCTAATGCCTGCAATAATTCCAGTCTCATATCCATAATCAGCGCATTTTTGGCTTCCGGATAGTTTAAGCGCAGTATTTGCGTGCTTCCCTGTTTCTCTTTCAGAATAAACGGATTTCCCATTTTGAATCACTCCTCAAACCATTAGATTATTCCCCTGACCTTTAATTTTTGCGCTGATTCGCTCGGCTGTTTCTTTTAGTAATTCACCTTTAGGGATCAGTTCATCTTCATTATATTGTGCCGTCATTCCAAACAAGTTAATGGTCATGTCCACATTGTCATCTATATTGAAAATGGGTGCTGCCACCCCAAAAACACCGTTGATGGTTTCCCCGTAATTGGTCGCATATCCATGGTCACGAATCACTGGGAAATCCGCTTTCAAACGATTCATTTCGTTATCGGATAATGAGCGGGTATATTGTACTTCCTGAAGCAACTCATTTGATTCTTCCTCTCCCATGTACGCGAGCATACATTTCCCATATGCGCCATCCACAATCGAAAAGTGTCTTCCCACAGAAACGTTGAGCCCAAAATCTTCTCCTTCATTTTTAGCAACAAACGTAGTACGGGTATTTCCTATTCGGTTGACAAGCACAGACGTTAAGCCGGTTCTTTCGGAAAGCTCCTCAAGATAAGGAAGAATAATGGCAATATCTAAGGAATTTTCTTTGGCTCTTTCTCCCAAAACGACAAGATAAGGACCGAGACTATACTGCTTTGTTCTTTTATCGTAATGAACAATAGCGTCCTCTCTAAGCTGTTGCAATACCCGAAAACAGGTGGTCGGTTGTAATGTCAGGGCGTTTGCAATTTCAGTTAAGTTACTATGGCTGAATTTCTTTCGACTTAAGAGCGTTAAAATTCTAAACGAAACATCAACGGCAGGCACACTATATTTTCTTTTACCGTTTTCTTTTTCATCAGTTTGGTTTGACAAATGGAACCCCCCTTTATTCTCATAGAATATTGTACAGGAAAATTCACCGAAAAGGGAATAACCTGCCTATTCCACCCCCTTCAGTGATAC harbors:
- a CDS encoding acyl-CoA dehydrogenase family protein, translated to MIKNLQVPKLEAEVRGMHDAHGLNFFETDPNIEFLLRYYVSGDEYERAFPLLSKLGEVAGNEVDELAHEADRNPPELVSYNKKGERMNHVKYHPSYLRLEKIGYGEFGLAAMSHRPGVMDWPTPFSRVLKYSFWYLFAQAEFSLCCPMSMTDSAATILEKYASDEIKEKYLPRLTSTDMDELWTAGQFMTEKQGGSDVGANTVTAKQVGDHWEIWGDKWFCSNVSADIALVLARTEGAQLGSKGLAMFLVPKRLENGEHNDFRINRLKEKLGTKDMASGEVTFEGAVGYVVGSIENGFKQMMSMVNSSRLSNAVRSAGLMRRSYLESIVASRGRLTFGQQLSQLPLMQEGLFEMLLDTEAAASMIFYTAKVFDQSDSGDEDAKKSLRILTPLLKGYICKRVRYVTAEAMEIRGGNGYIEDWVNPRLVRDAHLGSIWEGTTNIVALDVLRAIRKEDAGSTLFHHLEQRLSGMGNAYTERAVKLILKRASVISGQMDHISREQTSTHDVAAKRFMEQMYHLIAASLLLEEAEHEVKINSNYRKLFLFLHYYHRYIKAADDHVVFDQSVSEWLDTVIDWEEIPADVVDGLLQALE
- a CDS encoding MFS transporter, with product MIIIPKWYYGWNIVGAAAIITLLTVGMRMGVGPFVLPIMEDLNFTRTTLSTIIAVGMIVYGIGMPIAGYLVEKYSTNMVLILGIIIVTISCVWTVLAQHPVNFFMAFGVFLSFGLAFTSPVALTPVISRWFTKLRGRALFYLSTGSMAGIAIMTPVFSFLIERFGWQATILLFAAAFLIIIVPTTIFIVRDDPPESYGQSTSSSNIPQDPRTALTWKKAIATPPFWLIAFGLFTCGFSMNLLGTHGVPMLQDHGFTPITASFAIGLIGIVAIPSTLFLGVLSDKVQRKHLLSLIYFVRGLGMVALVFVTVTWQLYLVAAIAGIVWAGSIALSSAILSDVYGVRLVGLLYGWTYFGHQIGAMLSSWLGGWGYETYGTHLVSFGVTGILLIAASIVILWLSSTLKQRQNYKPEEIMQSG
- a CDS encoding IclR family transcriptional regulator, with the translated sequence MSNQTDEKENGKRKYSVPAVDVSFRILTLLSRKKFSHSNLTEIANALTLQPTTCFRVLQQLREDAIVHYDKRTKQYSLGPYLVVLGERAKENSLDIAIILPYLEELSERTGLTSVLVNRIGNTRTTFVAKNEGEDFGLNVSVGRHFSIVDGAYGKCMLAYMGEEESNELLQEVQYTRSLSDNEMNRLKADFPVIRDHGYATNYGETINGVFGVAAPIFNIDDNVDMTINLFGMTAQYNEDELIPKGELLKETAERISAKIKGQGNNLMV
- a CDS encoding enoyl-CoA hydratase/isomerase family protein, encoding MGNPFILKEKQGSTQILRLNYPEAKNALIMDMRLELLQALEDAEQDDDIKCIILTGEGKGFSAGGDLAALKEVNPLEGRKRLQSSHPLMLKMLDIEKPIIAAVNGAAAGAGFSLTLLCDFILASEDAFFVQSFVNVGLIPDFAAMHFLPMLVGRQRSNELMFLGERVSAEDAHRIGIVNRVVSSEQLLSETIEIAEKLEKKATAAMGMTKKIMNEHLNKDLKNLLEMEAQGQDICFQTEDFKEGVQAFFEKRAPQFTGR